The Chryseobacterium nakagawai genome has a segment encoding these proteins:
- a CDS encoding outer membrane beta-barrel family protein: MNRKIILLLSLVSSSFALAQSVEGTVTDKENKPIAETEVLITKNDIKFSAITDEKGLFKIPLKEDGDYLLEIIKDGVKTNSEKITVKGNARKDIQIKDEPVVQKVEGVTVTAKKKLFERKVDRLVFNVENSVASQGIDAIEALAKTPMVKTSDEAISIAGKSNVAVMINDRLLNLNGQELINYLKTIRSDDILKIEVITTPPAKYDAEGKSGLINIILKKNANLGWNGSIQTSGNYFWGKPTVSSRGGATFNYQGEKLSLSTNLSAGDNYWQYNTYNNMSGITNNNFWNKDGDNLNNYKYKSGNIKAEYKINDKHLFGINYNYSHSNPKEIGVSESTRFNGKELINISSDFSNRNSRDVHNATAFYETKIDTAGGKLNVTANLMLNNSNARNFSNTYTPQEVYTMANPISKYRIYSGQADLEKTFGKIKTESGVKYTKIKNDSEFNFFDIIKGQNQLNPGKTNTFFYNEENYAAYVSTNFKINDKWDAKAGLRYEYTTLEGISMNDNTSAKIKYGKLFPTAYLSYKPNENNSFSLSYSRRISRPYFGNLNPFKYFTSNFEYTTGNPYLLPSFSDNFEFGYVLNNNLNITLYHSYNKDSWDRIQMIDENYRYTIAKNFYNENQTGINISYNYNKLKWLESTIFVNGYYTKAKSYDPSILPVPPGYSANVNIDNSFFLNKDKTVTFLLGLWGSLPNRDGNTYYYTNASLYTGLKLAFMDKKLLVNLYLNDVLNTNREKGMEYYPDYNVDYQYKGITRNVHLSLTYKFGNNNVKGATKQVKFEDSNRANGGNN, translated from the coding sequence ATGAACCGGAAAATTATTCTTCTTTTAAGTCTTGTTTCATCTTCATTCGCATTGGCACAAAGTGTAGAAGGAACTGTTACAGACAAAGAAAATAAACCAATAGCAGAAACTGAGGTACTTATCACAAAAAATGATATTAAATTTTCTGCAATCACAGATGAAAAAGGTTTATTCAAAATTCCTTTGAAAGAGGATGGGGATTATCTACTTGAGATTATAAAAGACGGGGTAAAAACCAACAGTGAGAAAATTACAGTAAAAGGAAATGCAAGAAAGGACATTCAGATCAAGGATGAACCTGTGGTACAGAAAGTAGAAGGAGTAACCGTTACTGCAAAGAAAAAATTATTCGAGAGAAAAGTAGACCGTTTGGTCTTCAATGTTGAGAATTCTGTAGCATCTCAGGGAATTGATGCTATAGAAGCTCTCGCTAAAACACCTATGGTAAAAACCAGTGACGAAGCGATAAGTATTGCCGGGAAAAGTAATGTTGCTGTAATGATTAATGACAGACTCCTGAACCTGAATGGGCAGGAACTTATCAATTATCTGAAGACAATCCGTTCTGATGATATTCTTAAGATTGAGGTAATCACCACACCTCCTGCGAAATATGATGCTGAAGGAAAAAGCGGTCTGATTAATATTATTCTTAAGAAAAATGCCAATCTGGGCTGGAATGGTTCCATTCAGACTTCAGGAAATTATTTTTGGGGAAAACCTACTGTTTCTTCGCGAGGGGGAGCCACCTTTAATTATCAGGGAGAAAAACTGTCCTTAAGCACCAATTTATCGGCTGGCGATAACTACTGGCAGTATAATACTTATAATAATATGTCCGGTATCACCAATAACAATTTTTGGAACAAAGATGGTGACAATCTTAATAATTACAAATACAAAAGCGGAAATATAAAGGCTGAATATAAGATCAATGATAAACATCTTTTCGGAATCAACTATAACTACTCCCATAGTAATCCTAAAGAAATAGGTGTAAGTGAATCGACCCGTTTCAATGGAAAAGAACTGATCAATATTTCTTCAGATTTCAGTAACAGAAACAGCCGTGATGTTCATAATGCTACTGCATTTTATGAAACTAAAATAGACACTGCAGGAGGAAAGCTGAATGTAACAGCTAATTTGATGTTGAATAATTCCAACGCGAGAAACTTTTCCAATACTTATACTCCGCAAGAAGTTTATACCATGGCCAATCCTATCAGTAAATACAGAATTTATTCAGGGCAGGCTGATCTGGAAAAAACATTTGGTAAAATAAAAACGGAATCCGGCGTAAAGTATACGAAGATCAAAAATGATTCTGAATTTAATTTCTTCGACATAATTAAGGGGCAAAACCAGCTTAACCCAGGTAAAACCAATACATTCTTTTATAATGAGGAAAATTATGCCGCTTATGTTTCAACGAACTTTAAAATCAATGATAAATGGGATGCAAAAGCTGGCCTTCGTTACGAGTATACTACATTGGAAGGTATTTCCATGAATGATAATACCTCAGCAAAGATCAAGTATGGAAAATTGTTTCCTACTGCTTATTTAAGTTATAAACCTAATGAAAACAATTCATTTTCATTAAGCTACTCCCGAAGAATTTCACGTCCATATTTTGGAAATCTGAATCCATTTAAGTATTTCACTTCTAACTTTGAGTATACCACCGGAAACCCTTATCTATTACCTTCATTTTCAGATAATTTTGAATTCGGATATGTTTTGAATAACAATCTCAATATTACGTTATATCACAGTTACAACAAAGACAGCTGGGACAGAATTCAGATGATAGATGAGAATTATAGATACACCATTGCTAAAAATTTCTATAATGAAAATCAAACCGGAATCAACATCAGTTATAACTACAATAAACTGAAATGGCTGGAGTCTACTATTTTTGTGAATGGATATTACACCAAAGCGAAATCTTATGACCCATCCATTCTGCCTGTTCCTCCGGGATATAGTGCCAATGTAAACATAGACAATAGTTTCTTCCTCAATAAAGATAAAACAGTGACTTTCTTACTGGGATTATGGGGAAGTCTTCCAAACAGAGATGGAAATACCTATTACTACACCAATGCATCATTGTACACAGGGTTAAAATTAGCATTTATGGATAAAAAGCTTCTTGTCAATCTGTATTTGAATGATGTTCTGAATACCAACCGTGAAAAAGGAATGGAATATTATCCGGATTATAATGTTGATTATCAATATAAAGGAATTACCAGAAACGTTCACCTTTCCCTTACTTACAAATTTGGGAATAATAATGTAAAAGGAGCCACAAAACAGGTGAAGTTCGAAGATTCTAATAGAGCAAACGGAGGCAACAATTAA